From one Planococcus citri chromosome 3, ihPlaCitr1.1, whole genome shotgun sequence genomic stretch:
- the LOC135839631 gene encoding uncharacterized protein LOC135839631 isoform X2 → MPRRVTSRIHDYFIYEVNKSICQLLNKEGALCNAAIKGRHAGNLEKHVKTWHEDDWSLYWTEKTQLLVPSDDLKASMGIPNTTPHFVNVDLSMIHSQVIEYDPEPPQQQPEVKKRKISPQVVEKDISIREPISPKLSKPSEIEDAIIELVTVNGLPFSIVEESGFKKLAALAYKGSEQGAGPRQIMNRSKIIKMVKSKAESIRRNITELLKNKLICLRIDCAVVDKKHVYGIGVHIRKSSQHLVFSLAVISLPNDHTQDILKEEIFNVLLEVGVQTHQIYHIVVTNCSQALKVTNKTEDADESKTQSAVATSTPSVSKVYTDYTNYDSDFDIFEVEETEYDPEEDRNEMECDDAVSNDEATERIVEEVIECWSVEEHIITARSLVHVFQLSMLDTFAETAEITALLKKIRTIVKKLTTPAYAHQLKSFRCKKKPILDSNYRLLSTYDMLQRLVELKPYLDQLSATIPEIVVPLNEWNLVMDIVDSLKPLKVAIIRLTPKYVPLSEFYKIWITSFLKTKKIGTEFSLRLCKNMDKRKSWLFNNVTFKSCLFLDPRFKNTLNRNDHDEVFAHLVDIYDRMTALQPTVSFTDEEPITPSIKLENPADDEEDELYQYVRSMVKTPLKQQDKQINVQTALKKFKDSEPLLEIEDVPAFWQEKKYLYKEVYKLSQVILSVPPSNVFLEMFTSQLKFISDTSRNSAENRLLKDIILIRSNFDLLNQAPRE, encoded by the exons ATGCCACGCAGAGTTACATCCAGAATCCACGACTACTTCATTTATGAAGTGAACAAGTCCATTTGTCAACTACTCAACAAGGAAGGAGCACTTTGCAACGCTGCAATAAAA GGCAGACACGCGGGTAAtcttgaaaaacacgtaaaaacaTGGCACGAAGACGACTGGAGTCTGTACTGGACTGAAAAAACCCAATTGCTCGTTCCTTCAGATGACCTCAAAGCATCTATGGGTATCCCCAATACAACGCCACATTTCGTCAATGTTGACTTATCCATGATACACTCTCAAGTCATCGAATACGATCCTGAACCACCTCAGCAGCAGCCCGAAgtgaaaaaacgtaaaatatcgCCTCAAGTAGTAGAAAAAGACATCTCAATAAGGGAACCCATATCGCCTAAACTGAGTAAACCGAGCGAAATAGAAGACGCCATTATCGAATTGGTCACCGTTAATGGGCTCCCTTTCAGTATCGTCGAAGAAAGCGGGTTCAAAAAACTCGCTGCTCTGGCATACAAAGGATCTGAACAAGGTGCCGGCCCTAGACAGATAATGAATCGAagcaaaatcataaaaatggttAAATCAAAAGCCGAATCTATTCGAAGGAATATCACCGAGTTGCTGAAGAATAAATTGATTTGTTTAAGAATCGATTGCGCTGTCGTCGACAAAAAACACGTGTACGGAATAGGCGTGCATATTCGAAAATCTTCCCAGCACTTGGTTTTCAGCTTGGCTGTGATAAGTTTACCCAATGATCATACGCAAgatattttaaaagaagaaattttcaacgtgCTGCTCGAGGTGGGAGTCCAAACGCATCAAATTTATCATATCGTTGTAACCAATTGTTCTCAAGCTCTGAAAGTGACCAATAAAACGGAGGATGCTGATGAATCTAAAACACAGTCTGCGGTTGCGACTAGTACACCTTCTGTCTCTAAAGTGTATACAGACTATACTAATTATGATTCAGATTTCGATATATTCGAAGTTGAAGAAACCGAGTATGATCCCGAAGAAGATCGTAATGAAATGGAATGTGACGATGCAGTCTCAAATGACGAAGCTACCGAGAGAATTGTCGAAGAAGTGATCGAGTGTTGGTCCGTCGAAGAACATATTATTA CTGCCAGAAGTTTGGTTCATGTTTTCCAATTATCCATGTTGGATACATTCGCTGAAACAGCCGAAATCACcgctttattgaaaaaaatccgaaCTATTGTGAAGAAATTGACTACACCGGCGTATGCGCATCAATTGAAATCTTTTCGGTGTAAGAAAAAACCCATTCTCGATAGTAATTACAG actaCTCTCAACGTACGATATGCTTCAAAGACTAGTCGAATTAAAACCCTACCTGGACCAGTTATCGGCAACAATCCCCGAAATTGTTGTTCCATTAAATGAGTGGAATCTTGTGATGGATATCGTAGATTCGTTGAAACCTCTCAAGGTGGCCATTATTCGTCTTACCCCCAAATACGTTCCGTTAAgcgaattttacaaaatatggatcacttcttttttgaaaacaaaaaaaattg GCACTGAATTTTCACTCCGTTTATGTAAAAATATGGATAAACGTAAAAGCTGGTTATTCAACAACGTCACGTTCAAGTCGTGTCTCTTCTTAGATCCTCGTTTCAAAAATACTCTCAACCGTAACGATCACGATGAAGTATTCGCTCACTTAGTCGATATCTACGACCGTATGACAGCCTTACAACCTACCGTTTCGTTTACCGATG AAGAACCCATCACGCCGTCTATAAAATTAGAGAATCCTGCCGACGACGAAGAAGATGAACTTTACCAGTACGTCAGATCGATGGTCAAAACGCCTCTGAAGCAACAAGACAAACAAATCAATGTTCAgactgctttgaaaaaattcaaagattccGAACCTCTGCTCGAAATCGAAGACGTTCCCGCATTTTGGCAAGAAAAGAAATACCTTTATAAAGAAGTTTACAAATTATCGCAAGTTATCCTTTCTGTACCGCCGAGTAATGTTTTCCTGGAAATGTTTACTTctcaattgaaatttatttcggaTACGAGTAGGAACAGCGCAGAAAATCGACTTCTTAAGGATATTATATTGATACGATCCAATTTCGATTTATTGAATCAAGCTCCTCGAGAATGA
- the LOC135839631 gene encoding uncharacterized protein LOC135839631 isoform X1 → MPRRVTSRIHDYFIYEVNKSICQLLNKEGALCNAAIKGRHAGNLEKHVKTWHEDDWSLYWTEKTQLLVPSDDLKASMGIPNTTPHFVNVDLSMIHSQVIEYDPEPPQQQPEVKKRKISPQVVEKDISIREPISPKLSKPSEIEDAIIELVTVNGLPFSIVEESGFKKLAALAYKGSEQGAGPRQIMNRSKIIKMVKSKAESIRRNITELLKNKLICLRIDCAVVDKKHVYGIGVHIRKSSQHLVFSLAVISLPNDHTQDILKEEIFNVLLEVGVQTHQIYHIVVTNCSQALKVTNKTEDADESKTQSAVATSTPSVSKVYTDYTNYDSDFDIFEVEETEYDPEEDRNEMECDDAVSNDEATERIVEEVIECWSVEEHIITARSLVHVFQLSMLDTFAETAEITALLKKIRTIVKKLTTPAYAHQLKSFRCKKKPILDSNYRLLSTYDMLQRLVELKPYLDQLSATIPEIVVPLNEWNLVMDIVDSLKPLKVAIIRLTPKYVPLSEFYKIWITSFLKTKKIGTEFSLRLCKNMDKRKSWLFNNVTFKSCLFLDPRFKNTLNRNDHDEVFAHLVDIYDRMTALQPTVSFTDETEEPITPSIKLENPADDEEDELYQYVRSMVKTPLKQQDKQINVQTALKKFKDSEPLLEIEDVPAFWQEKKYLYKEVYKLSQVILSVPPSNVFLEMFTSQLKFISDTSRNSAENRLLKDIILIRSNFDLLNQAPRE, encoded by the exons ATGCCACGCAGAGTTACATCCAGAATCCACGACTACTTCATTTATGAAGTGAACAAGTCCATTTGTCAACTACTCAACAAGGAAGGAGCACTTTGCAACGCTGCAATAAAA GGCAGACACGCGGGTAAtcttgaaaaacacgtaaaaacaTGGCACGAAGACGACTGGAGTCTGTACTGGACTGAAAAAACCCAATTGCTCGTTCCTTCAGATGACCTCAAAGCATCTATGGGTATCCCCAATACAACGCCACATTTCGTCAATGTTGACTTATCCATGATACACTCTCAAGTCATCGAATACGATCCTGAACCACCTCAGCAGCAGCCCGAAgtgaaaaaacgtaaaatatcgCCTCAAGTAGTAGAAAAAGACATCTCAATAAGGGAACCCATATCGCCTAAACTGAGTAAACCGAGCGAAATAGAAGACGCCATTATCGAATTGGTCACCGTTAATGGGCTCCCTTTCAGTATCGTCGAAGAAAGCGGGTTCAAAAAACTCGCTGCTCTGGCATACAAAGGATCTGAACAAGGTGCCGGCCCTAGACAGATAATGAATCGAagcaaaatcataaaaatggttAAATCAAAAGCCGAATCTATTCGAAGGAATATCACCGAGTTGCTGAAGAATAAATTGATTTGTTTAAGAATCGATTGCGCTGTCGTCGACAAAAAACACGTGTACGGAATAGGCGTGCATATTCGAAAATCTTCCCAGCACTTGGTTTTCAGCTTGGCTGTGATAAGTTTACCCAATGATCATACGCAAgatattttaaaagaagaaattttcaacgtgCTGCTCGAGGTGGGAGTCCAAACGCATCAAATTTATCATATCGTTGTAACCAATTGTTCTCAAGCTCTGAAAGTGACCAATAAAACGGAGGATGCTGATGAATCTAAAACACAGTCTGCGGTTGCGACTAGTACACCTTCTGTCTCTAAAGTGTATACAGACTATACTAATTATGATTCAGATTTCGATATATTCGAAGTTGAAGAAACCGAGTATGATCCCGAAGAAGATCGTAATGAAATGGAATGTGACGATGCAGTCTCAAATGACGAAGCTACCGAGAGAATTGTCGAAGAAGTGATCGAGTGTTGGTCCGTCGAAGAACATATTATTA CTGCCAGAAGTTTGGTTCATGTTTTCCAATTATCCATGTTGGATACATTCGCTGAAACAGCCGAAATCACcgctttattgaaaaaaatccgaaCTATTGTGAAGAAATTGACTACACCGGCGTATGCGCATCAATTGAAATCTTTTCGGTGTAAGAAAAAACCCATTCTCGATAGTAATTACAG actaCTCTCAACGTACGATATGCTTCAAAGACTAGTCGAATTAAAACCCTACCTGGACCAGTTATCGGCAACAATCCCCGAAATTGTTGTTCCATTAAATGAGTGGAATCTTGTGATGGATATCGTAGATTCGTTGAAACCTCTCAAGGTGGCCATTATTCGTCTTACCCCCAAATACGTTCCGTTAAgcgaattttacaaaatatggatcacttcttttttgaaaacaaaaaaaattg GCACTGAATTTTCACTCCGTTTATGTAAAAATATGGATAAACGTAAAAGCTGGTTATTCAACAACGTCACGTTCAAGTCGTGTCTCTTCTTAGATCCTCGTTTCAAAAATACTCTCAACCGTAACGATCACGATGAAGTATTCGCTCACTTAGTCGATATCTACGACCGTATGACAGCCTTACAACCTACCGTTTCGTTTACCGATG AAACAGAAGAACCCATCACGCCGTCTATAAAATTAGAGAATCCTGCCGACGACGAAGAAGATGAACTTTACCAGTACGTCAGATCGATGGTCAAAACGCCTCTGAAGCAACAAGACAAACAAATCAATGTTCAgactgctttgaaaaaattcaaagattccGAACCTCTGCTCGAAATCGAAGACGTTCCCGCATTTTGGCAAGAAAAGAAATACCTTTATAAAGAAGTTTACAAATTATCGCAAGTTATCCTTTCTGTACCGCCGAGTAATGTTTTCCTGGAAATGTTTACTTctcaattgaaatttatttcggaTACGAGTAGGAACAGCGCAGAAAATCGACTTCTTAAGGATATTATATTGATACGATCCAATTTCGATTTATTGAATCAAGCTCCTCGAGAATGA